A single region of the Halobellus ruber genome encodes:
- a CDS encoding NUDIX domain-containing protein, which translates to MTPFPNYCSTCGSELEIREIAERRRAYCVNCERPRYRNAKPCAGAIVTDRSDVLLVKRTNPPAVGSWSLPAGFLEIDECPADAAVRELAEETGLSVSPEDLSLFDTNLVKHDDGRYVLVIIYRTTAAATDGTVTAGSDAAEARFWNLSELSDANEEIEPGYEPILRNAVHTE; encoded by the coding sequence ATGACACCGTTCCCGAACTACTGCTCCACTTGTGGATCTGAGCTCGAAATACGGGAGATAGCAGAACGGAGGCGAGCGTACTGTGTCAACTGCGAGCGCCCACGGTACCGGAACGCGAAGCCGTGTGCCGGAGCTATTGTCACTGATCGATCGGACGTACTGCTTGTGAAACGGACGAACCCGCCAGCGGTCGGGTCTTGGAGTCTGCCTGCGGGGTTTCTTGAAATCGACGAGTGTCCCGCGGACGCAGCAGTCCGGGAGTTAGCCGAAGAGACGGGTCTATCGGTCTCGCCGGAGGACTTGTCATTGTTCGATACGAACCTCGTGAAGCACGACGACGGGCGATACGTTCTCGTCATCATTTACAGGACAACCGCGGCAGCGACGGATGGCACGGTGACCGCGGGGTCGGACGCGGCAGAGGCACGATTCTGGAACCTCTCGGAGCTGTCCGATGCGAACGAAGAGATCGAACCCGGTTACGAACCGATCCTGCGGAACGCAGTGCATACCGAGTAA
- a CDS encoding DUF7344 domain-containing protein, protein MASAQQVDGGSKPATELSEDELFDLLSNQRRRFAVHLLKHESETMEIGDMAEQIAAWENDIDTAELTGSERKRVYTALQQSHLPKMDRAGVVEFNKNRGVIEPTPAVEDVDLYMDVVEGKEIPWSSYYLGLSGVAVVLTGAVWVGAWPFALLPDVAWMLAAAVAFTFSAVVHKYYTAEMKVGEPEEPPELQ, encoded by the coding sequence ATGGCGTCGGCACAGCAGGTGGATGGGGGTAGCAAACCGGCGACAGAACTATCGGAGGACGAGCTGTTCGACTTGCTCTCGAACCAGCGGCGGCGATTCGCGGTGCATCTGCTGAAACACGAGTCGGAGACGATGGAGATCGGCGATATGGCCGAGCAGATCGCCGCGTGGGAGAACGACATCGACACCGCGGAGCTCACCGGCAGCGAGCGCAAACGGGTCTACACCGCGCTCCAGCAGTCACACCTGCCGAAGATGGACCGCGCGGGCGTCGTGGAGTTCAACAAGAACCGCGGCGTCATCGAGCCCACGCCGGCTGTGGAGGACGTCGACCTGTATATGGACGTCGTCGAGGGGAAGGAGATCCCCTGGAGCAGCTACTACCTGGGTCTCTCGGGGGTGGCCGTGGTGCTCACCGGCGCGGTGTGGGTCGGCGCGTGGCCGTTCGCGCTTCTCCCGGACGTGGCGTGGATGCTCGCGGCCGCCGTTGCGTTCACCTTCTCGGCGGTCGTACACAAGTACTACACCGCCGAGATGAAGGTCGGCGAACCCGAGGAGCCGCCTGAACTCCAGTGA
- a CDS encoding DUF1102 domain-containing protein encodes MNRRTFLATLGAATAGTSAAVGTGAFTSVSADRSISVQVADDADAFLRIGPCTDDSGNQTPNSAYAQFDGGTFTLDLTGANSNDPPAGSGVNANAVSRFDDVFEIRNQGTQPIGAWLETADPATTPDGDPKIEFYRDGDPGSDIVAEGNSLNAKCLDVGERLCIGFRIRTESDDEDETDLFDTGTLPGSNGEELVVNGDVDVACGAPGGSGGATAPDPTRLDTGEQDWTVIALPPEARAEAPAEPPYEAFTVDPPDVWATSGEAEWIDPFDDGGREDDPADESVPFVYELNFETTGERTLTIEEYGSDNPVEFFLDGSNIGGSNGKNAFKSLRSNVPAQDIDAGEHTLRAEVLNNPGADGNPTGLLVAARLE; translated from the coding sequence ATGAACCGACGAACGTTCCTCGCCACGCTCGGCGCGGCGACGGCAGGCACCTCGGCAGCAGTGGGCACCGGCGCGTTCACCAGCGTGAGCGCCGACCGAAGCATCAGCGTCCAGGTCGCCGATGACGCCGACGCGTTCCTCCGCATCGGGCCGTGCACCGACGACAGCGGGAATCAAACCCCGAACTCGGCCTACGCACAGTTCGATGGGGGGACGTTCACCCTGGATCTCACCGGCGCAAACAGCAACGACCCGCCGGCGGGAAGCGGCGTCAACGCCAATGCCGTCTCTCGGTTCGACGACGTCTTCGAGATTCGGAACCAGGGCACGCAGCCGATCGGGGCGTGGTTGGAGACCGCCGACCCCGCAACGACGCCGGACGGCGACCCGAAGATCGAGTTCTACCGCGACGGCGACCCGGGCAGCGACATCGTCGCCGAGGGGAACAGCCTGAACGCGAAGTGCCTCGACGTCGGTGAGCGGCTCTGTATCGGGTTCAGGATCCGGACCGAAAGCGACGACGAAGACGAGACCGACCTGTTCGACACCGGGACGCTTCCGGGGTCGAACGGGGAGGAGTTGGTCGTCAACGGCGATGTGGATGTCGCCTGTGGTGCGCCCGGTGGGAGCGGCGGAGCGACCGCTCCCGATCCAACGCGTCTGGACACCGGCGAGCAGGATTGGACGGTCATCGCGCTCCCGCCGGAGGCGAGAGCCGAAGCCCCGGCGGAGCCTCCATACGAGGCGTTCACCGTCGATCCGCCGGACGTGTGGGCAACCTCTGGGGAAGCAGAGTGGATCGATCCCTTCGACGACGGCGGTCGGGAGGACGACCCCGCAGACGAGAGCGTCCCCTTCGTGTACGAACTGAACTTCGAGACGACCGGCGAACGAACACTGACGATAGAGGAGTACGGCTCCGACAATCCCGTCGAGTTCTTCCTCGACGGATCGAACATCGGCGGAAGCAACGGCAAAAACGCGTTCAAATCGCTACGGTCGAACGTTCCAGCTCAGGATATCGACGCCGGAGAGCACACACTCCGTGCCGAGGTGCTCAACAACCCCGGTGCGGATGGTAATCCGACAGGTCTACTAGTCGCAGCGAGGCTCGAATGA
- a CDS encoding LamG domain-containing protein, protein MNRRKFIATIGTAAAGASATVGTGAFTSVSADRSVSVQVADDADAFLAMTPSNGPNGEFAETTGDGTIALALTDTDAGGSGLGTDSVYEFDDVFRITNQGTQPVYAWATFAGASGDFTPNGTNTDIYLYPNGDSDDQLQDSDEDVLYLGVGQSAQIGVYVDTTDVTTDQDLTMTVNADVENPASGATVGGGGTTIPGPTNGLVSYWPLDSVGDGTAEDIVGTNDGALNGGVSAVSGEVDGAAAFDGSDDYVNVPDDPSLDLTGALTLAAWVKPSSDQDNYARILSREQSGAGNRQYNLGVDADATDPRTVVDTAGANGVEVSATVTFTDDSWHHAALTFDTSDAVRLYIDGTEEDSTPVNAPLVSRSSTVKFGAPAHLPGKDFFTGRIDDVRIYDRALSATEVSDLYGDTN, encoded by the coding sequence ATGAACCGACGAAAATTCATCGCCACGATCGGCACGGCGGCGGCAGGCGCCTCGGCGACAGTCGGCACGGGTGCGTTCACGAGTGTGAGCGCCGACCGCAGCGTCAGCGTCCAAGTTGCTGACGACGCCGACGCGTTCCTGGCGATGACGCCGTCGAACGGGCCCAACGGCGAGTTTGCCGAGACGACCGGCGACGGAACGATCGCCCTGGCTCTCACCGACACCGACGCGGGTGGAAGCGGTCTCGGCACGGACTCCGTTTACGAGTTCGACGACGTGTTCCGGATCACCAACCAGGGCACCCAGCCGGTCTACGCCTGGGCCACCTTTGCGGGCGCGAGCGGGGACTTCACTCCCAACGGAACGAACACCGACATCTACCTGTACCCGAACGGTGACTCTGACGACCAGCTCCAGGACAGCGACGAGGACGTGCTCTACCTCGGGGTCGGGCAGTCGGCACAGATCGGAGTCTACGTTGATACCACAGACGTAACCACCGATCAGGACCTGACGATGACGGTCAATGCCGACGTCGAGAACCCGGCGAGCGGGGCCACCGTCGGCGGTGGCGGCACCACGATCCCCGGCCCGACGAACGGCCTAGTGAGTTACTGGCCGCTCGACAGTGTTGGCGACGGGACCGCCGAGGATATCGTGGGAACCAACGACGGGGCGCTGAACGGCGGCGTGTCAGCCGTCTCCGGGGAGGTAGATGGTGCAGCGGCCTTCGACGGGAGCGACGACTACGTGAACGTCCCGGACGACCCGAGTTTGGACCTCACCGGGGCGCTTACGCTGGCCGCGTGGGTGAAACCGTCGAGCGATCAGGACAACTACGCTCGAATCCTCTCGCGCGAGCAGAGCGGTGCAGGAAACCGGCAGTACAACCTCGGCGTCGATGCGGACGCCACCGACCCGCGGACAGTCGTCGACACAGCAGGAGCCAACGGCGTAGAAGTGTCGGCGACGGTCACGTTCACCGATGACAGCTGGCACCACGCCGCGCTCACGTTCGACACGTCGGACGCGGTTCGGCTGTACATCGACGGCACGGAGGAAGACTCCACACCGGTGAACGCCCCGCTGGTGAGCCGATCGTCAACAGTGAAGTTCGGCGCGCCAGCCCATCTGCCGGGTAAAGACTTCTTCACTGGCCGGATCGACGACGTTCGGATCTACGACCGGGCTCTCTCAGCCACGGAGGTGAGCGATCTCTACGGCGACACGAACTGA
- a CDS encoding right-handed parallel beta-helix repeat-containing protein produces MPLTIADFFEQVDGLSIEDAPPELRARIDEELADLTNGITGPQGEPSTGPSPGDPDVVVVDKEGGGDFTSIQDAVDDPDTEPGNTILIRPGTYATGDEVEVTDPGELRLVGSGSGSDPASNTVLEGQLKVLVEEAAGNGVTMRDLRIEGVDDDGAAIDATAAFGGSALREIGVENVTFVNNDFEGLDIQDPAEDLAVRDCLIENNGDNGIEGEDITNAVVSDCTIKNNDGEAIDFNAVDSLVIDGCTIRNNDDGVEFDGDAVDLTVTDSTIASNDSDGVFGNNVNNGTIRNCLIEDNDTEGIDIDGGNNLTIEQCTVRNNGGNGIEFDFTDVGNLTITESVVDNSGDSGVFFDDGEVTDSTIERSNITNSGDFGVEIGSGATVTSLSVVDSYLDGNTDGGVESGSSITTTGLRSKLVSGAGENGS; encoded by the coding sequence ATGCCCCTGACGATCGCCGACTTCTTCGAACAGGTGGACGGACTCTCCATCGAGGACGCACCGCCCGAACTGCGCGCCCGGATCGACGAGGAACTCGCGGACCTGACGAACGGGATCACGGGGCCGCAGGGCGAACCGAGCACGGGACCTTCGCCGGGGGATCCCGATGTCGTCGTGGTGGATAAAGAGGGCGGGGGTGATTTCACCAGTATACAAGACGCGGTCGACGACCCCGATACGGAACCCGGCAACACCATCCTCATCAGGCCCGGAACGTACGCCACGGGTGACGAAGTCGAAGTTACCGACCCCGGAGAACTTCGGTTGGTCGGGTCCGGCAGCGGGAGCGACCCGGCCTCAAACACGGTACTCGAAGGGCAACTCAAGGTCTTAGTCGAGGAGGCCGCTGGCAACGGCGTCACGATGCGAGACCTCCGAATAGAGGGTGTCGATGACGACGGCGCCGCGATCGATGCTACCGCCGCGTTCGGTGGGAGTGCGCTGCGCGAGATCGGCGTCGAGAACGTCACGTTTGTGAACAACGACTTCGAGGGATTGGACATCCAGGACCCGGCCGAAGACCTCGCGGTGCGGGACTGCCTGATCGAAAATAACGGTGACAACGGTATCGAGGGGGAGGACATCACGAACGCAGTCGTCTCGGACTGTACGATCAAAAACAACGACGGGGAGGCGATCGATTTCAATGCTGTCGACTCGCTCGTAATCGACGGATGTACGATCCGTAATAATGACGATGGCGTCGAGTTCGACGGCGACGCAGTGGATCTCACCGTGACCGACTCGACGATTGCCAGCAACGATAGCGACGGGGTCTTCGGTAACAACGTGAACAATGGGACGATACGGAACTGCCTGATCGAAGACAACGATACCGAAGGGATCGACATCGACGGCGGCAATAACCTCACCATCGAGCAGTGTACGGTTCGGAATAACGGCGGAAACGGGATCGAATTCGACTTCACCGACGTCGGGAATCTCACGATCACCGAGTCGGTGGTAGACAACAGCGGTGACTCGGGAGTCTTCTTCGACGACGGTGAGGTCACCGACTCCACCATCGAGCGAAGCAACATCACGAACAGCGGGGATTTCGGCGTGGAGATTGGGTCTGGCGCCACTGTAACCAGTCTGTCGGTCGTCGACTCGTATCTCGACGGAAACACGGACGGCGGCGTCGAGAGTGGAAGTAGTATCACGACGACTGGACTGCGGTCGAAGTTGGTGTCCGGAGCGGGGGAGAACGGCAGTTGA
- a CDS encoding right-handed parallel beta-helix repeat-containing protein has protein sequence MNRRKFLATLGAATAGTSGVVGTGAFTSVSADRSISVAVADDADAFLAMTPSDGPNGEFAETTGDGTIALALTDTDAGGSGVGTDSIYEFDDVFRIANQGTQTVYVWATLSGGSQFDDDTLYFYPNGARSTPLNDGAGSGDEVLGLAPGESAEIGVHIDTGSVPTGSDSITATVRADVDEGPSDGSDSVDLEGEEFIVVAQDGSGDFTSIRNAIDSVSGSTIVVESGTYDTEAELGSFGSNIGLQIGSQDAGTDPASAPVGGLRLIGRGQPTIGGWVQILDPGITFEGFEVTGEVFNYGLAAFEPGVTIRNVTVSGVTNGLFVPSAEDVRVEDCTVENYSFYGAVVSGRGEFGGATPTITGTTFDGASGGGAVGVGIVETAAEVRESVVTGNEFTGDDGAGIAHFSGANAAIQENTVENNDDGVFLAGPDAGTVTATRNDIVNNRVGVANEASSGSTPVDATGNWWGSADGPGASASTNTIGTQGPVDSDPWSTAPGPNWNADGMSAGISSFSVETGGGESNWEGPKPPEGPDRAD, from the coding sequence ATGAATCGACGAAAATTCCTCGCCACGCTCGGCGCGGCGACGGCGGGCACCTCGGGGGTGGTAGGTACTGGTGCGTTCACCAGCGTGAGCGCCGATCGAAGCATCAGCGTCGCCGTCGCCGACGACGCCGACGCGTTCCTCGCGATGACGCCGTCGGACGGCCCGAACGGCGAGTTCGCAGAGACAACCGGCGACGGAACGATCGCCCTGGCGCTCACCGACACAGACGCGGGCGGAAGCGGCGTCGGAACGGACTCGATCTACGAGTTCGACGACGTGTTCCGGATCGCCAATCAAGGGACACAGACCGTCTACGTCTGGGCGACGCTCTCGGGCGGGTCGCAGTTCGACGACGACACCCTCTACTTCTACCCCAACGGCGCGCGGTCGACGCCGCTGAACGACGGCGCGGGGTCGGGCGACGAGGTGCTCGGACTCGCCCCGGGTGAGAGCGCCGAGATCGGCGTTCACATCGACACCGGGAGCGTGCCGACCGGGTCCGACAGCATCACCGCAACCGTCCGCGCCGACGTCGACGAGGGACCGAGCGACGGCTCCGACTCCGTCGACCTCGAAGGTGAGGAGTTCATCGTCGTCGCACAGGATGGTAGCGGCGACTTCACGAGCATCAGGAACGCGATCGACAGCGTGAGCGGAAGCACCATCGTCGTCGAATCGGGGACCTACGACACCGAAGCCGAACTGGGGTCGTTCGGGAGCAACATCGGCCTCCAGATCGGGAGCCAGGACGCCGGCACGGACCCCGCCTCCGCCCCCGTCGGCGGCCTCAGGCTCATCGGGCGGGGGCAGCCGACGATCGGCGGGTGGGTGCAGATCCTCGATCCCGGGATCACCTTCGAGGGGTTCGAGGTCACCGGCGAGGTGTTCAATTATGGCCTCGCGGCGTTCGAACCGGGCGTGACGATCCGCAACGTCACGGTCAGCGGCGTGACGAACGGGCTGTTCGTGCCGTCGGCGGAGGACGTGCGCGTCGAGGACTGCACCGTCGAGAACTACTCGTTCTACGGGGCGGTGGTGTCCGGACGAGGTGAGTTCGGCGGCGCGACGCCGACGATCACGGGCACGACCTTCGACGGCGCGTCCGGCGGCGGTGCCGTCGGCGTCGGCATCGTCGAGACCGCGGCCGAGGTCCGCGAAAGCGTGGTGACCGGCAACGAGTTCACGGGCGATGACGGCGCCGGGATCGCGCACTTCTCCGGCGCGAACGCGGCCATTCAGGAGAACACCGTCGAGAACAACGACGACGGGGTCTTCCTCGCCGGACCCGACGCCGGGACCGTGACCGCAACCCGAAACGACATCGTCAACAACCGCGTCGGCGTCGCAAACGAGGCGAGCAGCGGGTCGACGCCGGTCGACGCGACCGGAAATTGGTGGGGGAGCGCCGACGGTCCCGGGGCTTCCGCCAGCACGAACACGATCGGAACACAGGGGCCGGTCGACAGCGACCCGTGGTCGACGGCGCCCGGGCCGAACTGGAACGCCGACGGAATGTCCGCCGGGATCTCGTCGTTCTCCGTCGAAACAGGGGGCGGCGAGTCGAACTGGGAGGGGCCGAAGCCGCCGGAGGGCCCGGATCGGGCCGACTGA
- a CDS encoding DUF1102 domain-containing protein translates to MVSHRRTAILAVALVAAASLVLTTGAAIVDGPADTFAEDRLVVQPAEGSNGEYAYLNDDGEIVIDISASNPNLGRDFEGVTPDTLASAEDVFTITYTADESARVWIDHGSENVTFVADSDAIEGKVNNVTLGPNETVTVGLRIDTRGEVAGTQLGADEFSIRAELAEDVSGSSDTDEDDTLSTSVMSPAANQREFTATDTRPGENVTFDASGMEMDGENVTMDQLKLVGVPGGDLQLDATGSPDAFDGAGALDAATRPRSLAYLSLQHSFDSEAVDGMTLRFSADPAYLDRAGIAAENVVLYRRTDAGGWERLPTEPLDEDAVREPGLPDDRVHFRAHTDDFSTFAVAEEVPRLDVTDTATDASTVAPGGSVTVRTTVTNGGGVTGDRTIALTADGATIATRRVTLDPNASTTVELTGQVETSGEVVLAVDGAEVGTLLVEQPDNGTEPTDEISGSATGSEGATSGDPVLEPGGVGIGDLAGLAVLLAIVIATVSLVRRMPR, encoded by the coding sequence ATGGTGTCCCACCGCCGCACCGCGATCCTCGCCGTCGCCCTCGTAGCGGCGGCGTCGCTCGTTCTCACCACGGGCGCGGCGATCGTCGACGGGCCAGCCGACACCTTCGCCGAGGACCGCCTCGTGGTCCAGCCCGCAGAGGGGTCGAACGGCGAGTACGCCTACCTGAACGACGACGGGGAGATCGTAATCGACATCTCGGCGTCGAACCCGAACCTCGGCCGCGACTTCGAGGGCGTCACCCCCGACACGCTCGCGTCGGCCGAGGACGTTTTCACCATCACCTACACCGCCGACGAGTCCGCGCGTGTCTGGATCGACCACGGGAGCGAGAACGTCACTTTCGTCGCCGACAGCGACGCCATCGAGGGCAAGGTCAACAACGTCACGCTCGGGCCGAACGAGACGGTCACGGTCGGCCTCCGGATCGACACCCGCGGCGAGGTCGCGGGCACGCAACTCGGCGCCGACGAGTTCTCGATCCGGGCGGAACTCGCCGAGGACGTGTCGGGGTCGTCGGACACCGACGAGGACGACACGCTGTCGACGAGCGTGATGTCGCCGGCCGCCAACCAGCGGGAGTTCACCGCGACCGACACCCGACCCGGCGAAAACGTCACGTTCGACGCCAGCGGGATGGAGATGGACGGCGAGAATGTCACGATGGACCAGCTCAAACTCGTCGGCGTCCCGGGCGGGGACCTCCAACTCGACGCCACCGGGAGCCCCGACGCGTTCGACGGGGCGGGCGCGCTCGACGCCGCGACGCGGCCGCGGTCGCTGGCGTACCTCTCGCTGCAGCACAGCTTCGACTCCGAAGCAGTCGACGGGATGACGCTGCGGTTCAGCGCCGATCCCGCGTACCTCGACCGCGCGGGCATCGCCGCCGAGAACGTGGTGCTCTACCGCCGGACCGACGCCGGCGGCTGGGAGCGGCTGCCGACCGAACCCCTCGACGAGGACGCCGTCCGCGAGCCGGGACTCCCCGACGACCGCGTCCACTTCCGCGCGCACACCGACGACTTCTCCACCTTCGCCGTGGCCGAGGAAGTCCCGCGGTTGGACGTCACCGACACGGCGACCGACGCGTCGACCGTCGCGCCCGGCGGGTCGGTCACCGTGCGCACGACCGTCACGAACGGCGGCGGCGTGACCGGCGACCGCACGATCGCGCTCACCGCTGACGGAGCGACGATCGCGACCCGGCGGGTGACGCTCGATCCGAACGCCTCGACGACGGTCGAACTCACCGGGCAGGTGGAAACGAGCGGCGAGGTCGTCCTCGCCGTCGACGGCGCGGAGGTGGGGACGCTGCTCGTTGAACAACCCGACAACGGCACCGAACCGACGGACGAGATCTCCGGGAGCGCTACGGGCTCGGAGGGCGCTACGTCCGGCGACCCGGTTCTGGAACCGGGCGGAGTCGGCATCGGTGACCTCGCCGGACTGGCGGTACTCCTCGCAATCGTCATCGCAACCGTCTCGCTCGTCCGACGGATGCCCCGGTAA
- a CDS encoding signal peptidase I: protein MSPKRLLSITLQVAVVVVVLSLVAGQFLGQPVLLSFVETGSMQPTLDPGDGFVAVPTAIAGDIGPGDVVTFEAQEIQGGGLTTHRVVEETERGYITRGDNNPFTDQDGGEPVVQDAEIVAKALTVGGSVVVIPHLGTVAMGLQSAFGSVQTWLAVTLGVRALQGTQGLAYVLFGLSAAAYAVDWYTDRGSRDRPERDRSRNDGTSVFAIVLVLALVLMGAATAAMVVPGGTQEYGVVSAEFESENPTVIERGTSQEIEYVVPNAGLVPVYAYVTPASPGVDVDPQRVFVGSRGETATTVTLSAPDETGYYRLFVAEHRYLAVLPPSVIDELYGVHPWAPLLAINGLLGGSIVALGIVLFRGEPARIRSRESRSKSSSYRRLLRELYR, encoded by the coding sequence ATGTCCCCCAAACGACTCCTGTCCATCACGCTCCAGGTAGCCGTCGTCGTCGTGGTTCTCTCGTTGGTGGCCGGGCAGTTCCTGGGCCAGCCGGTGCTTCTCAGTTTCGTCGAAACCGGGAGCATGCAGCCGACACTCGACCCCGGCGACGGCTTCGTCGCCGTTCCCACCGCAATCGCGGGCGACATCGGCCCCGGCGACGTCGTGACCTTCGAGGCCCAGGAGATCCAGGGCGGCGGGCTGACGACCCACCGCGTGGTCGAGGAGACCGAACGCGGGTACATCACCCGGGGGGACAACAACCCCTTCACCGATCAGGACGGCGGCGAGCCGGTCGTCCAGGACGCCGAGATCGTCGCGAAGGCGCTCACCGTCGGCGGGAGCGTCGTCGTCATTCCACACCTGGGAACGGTCGCGATGGGCTTGCAGTCCGCGTTCGGGTCGGTGCAGACGTGGCTCGCGGTCACGCTCGGCGTCCGGGCGCTCCAGGGCACCCAAGGGCTCGCGTACGTCCTCTTCGGGCTCTCGGCGGCCGCGTACGCGGTCGACTGGTACACCGACCGCGGGAGTCGCGACCGCCCCGAACGCGACCGCTCCCGCAACGACGGCACGTCGGTGTTCGCGATCGTGCTCGTCTTGGCGCTCGTGTTGATGGGGGCCGCGACCGCCGCGATGGTCGTCCCCGGGGGCACCCAGGAGTACGGGGTCGTGAGCGCCGAGTTCGAGTCCGAAAACCCAACCGTCATCGAGCGTGGCACGAGCCAGGAGATCGAGTACGTCGTCCCCAACGCCGGACTCGTTCCGGTGTACGCCTACGTCACCCCGGCGAGTCCGGGCGTCGACGTCGATCCCCAGCGGGTGTTCGTCGGGAGCCGCGGCGAGACGGCCACCACGGTGACGCTGTCGGCGCCCGACGAGACCGGGTACTACCGACTGTTCGTCGCCGAACACCGCTACCTCGCGGTGCTGCCACCCAGCGTGATCGACGAACTCTACGGCGTCCACCCGTGGGCGCCGCTGCTCGCGATCAACGGGCTGCTGGGCGGCAGCATCGTCGCGCTCGGCATCGTCCTCTTCCGTGGCGAGCCCGCGCGGATCCGCTCGCGGGAGTCGCGCTCGAAATCCTCGTCGTACCGTCGTCTCCTCCGTGAACTATACAGGTGA
- a CDS encoding DUF5305 domain-containing protein translates to MSSSTQPSETRLRVRALLHAQFTVIAVVCLLAAAAGAGLVYTTHVEPGTTTETRTTSPFTVETEYLHSAEVTQPNSVFETGTVLDNRNTYFTRIAPELDVDVEARYTAAAASNVTVDIASELVIRNVGEDGEVVYWSDREPLASRQFSGVDAGQSVAASFVLNTSAIDATVASIEEELGASPGTTEVFVVSEVAVDGRFGGEPATYTRTIRMTVEPGDGTYSVSEPGLQSGGPERTERVTVQRSYGPLRSIGGPLVFLVGIVGTGALLYVRIQVRLPLTPEEEAYLSYRDDRSEFAEWITRIRLPDPVFERPQAEASSLEDLVDFAIDNDTGVVEDPETGVFYAVTGDLLYTYRPPDPAGGASGDEAAAEPDADGPTDDPGGAHDGDRTLDAEPTADPESTADTDQSDGSKPATDDHSVE, encoded by the coding sequence ATGAGTTCCTCGACACAACCCAGCGAAACTCGACTCCGTGTTCGGGCGCTACTGCACGCACAGTTTACCGTGATCGCCGTCGTCTGCCTGCTCGCCGCCGCGGCCGGTGCCGGGCTGGTGTACACGACCCACGTCGAGCCCGGAACAACGACGGAAACACGGACGACCTCCCCGTTCACCGTCGAGACGGAGTACCTCCACAGTGCGGAGGTGACCCAACCGAACTCCGTGTTCGAGACCGGAACGGTCCTCGACAACCGGAACACGTACTTCACGCGGATCGCGCCAGAACTCGATGTCGATGTCGAGGCCCGGTACACCGCAGCCGCCGCCAGCAACGTCACCGTCGATATCGCGTCCGAACTCGTCATCCGGAACGTCGGCGAGGACGGCGAGGTGGTCTACTGGAGCGATCGGGAACCGCTGGCGAGCAGGCAGTTCTCGGGCGTCGACGCCGGGCAGTCGGTCGCCGCGTCGTTCGTCCTCAACACCTCGGCGATCGACGCGACCGTGGCGTCGATCGAGGAGGAACTCGGCGCGTCGCCCGGAACGACGGAGGTATTCGTCGTCTCGGAGGTCGCCGTGGACGGGAGGTTCGGCGGCGAGCCCGCGACGTACACGCGAACGATCCGGATGACCGTAGAGCCCGGTGACGGCACGTACTCGGTGTCCGAACCGGGGCTCCAGTCGGGAGGGCCCGAGCGGACCGAACGGGTCACCGTCCAGCGGAGCTACGGCCCACTCCGGTCGATCGGCGGCCCGTTGGTCTTCCTCGTCGGGATTGTCGGTACCGGCGCGCTGCTGTACGTCCGTATTCAGGTTCGACTCCCGCTCACGCCCGAGGAGGAGGCGTACCTCTCGTACCGCGACGACCGCTCGGAGTTCGCCGAGTGGATCACGCGGATCCGCCTGCCCGACCCGGTGTTCGAGCGCCCGCAGGCGGAGGCGTCGAGCCTCGAAGACCTCGTTGACTTCGCGATCGACAACGACACCGGCGTCGTCGAGGATCCCGAGACGGGCGTGTTCTACGCTGTGACCGGAGATCTGTTGTACACGTACCGGCCGCCCGATCCAGCGGGCGGCGCTTCGGGTGACGAGGCCGCTGCAGAACCCGACGCTGACGGGCCGACAGACGACCCCGGTGGCGCGCACGACGGTGACCGCACATTGGACGCCGAGCCGACAGCGGATCCTGAATCGACGGCTGATACCGACCAATCGGACGGGTCCAAACCGGCGACCGACGACCACTCCGTGGAGTGA
- a CDS encoding ribbon-helix-helix domain-containing protein, with amino-acid sequence MDFANPRSQRDEWGFVRNITDDTWQGRGFNSRSEFVRDTLRDAVELPTVDRDELAAVAPDSGSLFLPPDVFSTAPLRIAALVIRFDIR; translated from the coding sequence ATGGATTTCGCCAATCCACGCTCACAGAGGGACGAATGGGGTTTCGTCAGGAACATAACAGACGATACGTGGCAGGGGCGTGGATTCAACAGTCGAAGCGAGTTCGTTCGGGACACGCTTCGGGACGCCGTCGAGCTCCCGACAGTCGACCGCGACGAACTCGCCGCCGTTGCCCCGGATTCCGGGTCGCTCTTTCTTCCTCCCGATGTGTTCTCAACGGCTCCGTTGCGCATCGCGGCGCTCGTAATCCGTTTCGATATCAGGTGA